In Anolis sagrei isolate rAnoSag1 chromosome 5, rAnoSag1.mat, whole genome shotgun sequence, the DNA window aaTACACCAAACCTCCTCAGAAATATGCATTTGTCATAGGATCAGTTAAAGTATGTGACACATCTTAGGGCATCAATAGTCTATTTAAATTAATGATggtgctgttttaaatgtttcagtTACATTGTTATATAGAATCTGTAATATAGACAATGCAGATTCTCAGATGCTTCCTCTCAAGGATCTGGGAGGGGCAAGGGGGATTAGCTATATTTTATGGATTTTGCAGTTTCCTGAACATTACTTCCCTTTATTGTCATGCAGATATTAATTTGCAAGCAAGTCCTGCATCTCATCTGCATCAAATAAGACAAACTGAACATGTAGAGCAACTGGTTCTAGATTATTTGGTACTTTAACACAGAGTTATACATTACTAAAGCAAGATGTGATCAGTGAAAACAAGGAAGATAGAACATGCCCAAAAGCCATGAATGGCCTGTTTTCTGGAAAGCTGGGAAGTGAGGAATGTAATGTAGTTTCTCAAACAGAGGAACAGTCTGACTGGTATTATGGACAAGAATATGTGGCTCTTCATGTGGCATGTTGACTTAATATCATAAAGTAATCAAATTTGTGgtgccacaatgggttaaaccttgtaccagcaggattgctgactgacaggtcaccagttcaaatctggggacagtgggttgagctccctctgtaatgagagaagcctcccatatggATGGTAAGGcatcaaacatcctggcatcccctgggtaatgtccttgcaaatggccaattctttcacaccagaagcaacttgcagtttctcaagtcaatcctgacacaagaaaaaaccccagaaaaaaaCCAAACTATAACCTTATTTTTGCAAATTCACTTTATTCTGAAAATTGTGTACAGCACAATTTGAGTGACTGATCATGTACATTTTGATGCAACTTGACATTAATTCAATTTTGAGGCAGTAGTCCAGGTAATAAGAGTTATTGGATGATACGTCAATAGTCTAATTTAAACATCTTAGTATGGGGATAAATAGTGATAAAGCTTAATGAATGATTGTGTACATGTTACAACAGAACACAGACAACCACAATTATTATTAATGAACAAGTTTCAGCCTCTGGCCCCAAACCAATTTATATTACTTGTACTTAATTACTAATGAAATAACACTGGGCAAGTTAGTCACAGCTAGATCTGAGATTTCAATGGGTCTTAAGCAACTAGCCTTAGGTGAAATGGTAACCATGTCTCTACTTACTTCTGCAAACTTGCCAAATCATAATAGCTGAATAGAGTATTTCTCTACCCTGTTAGAAGTACCACACATGTGAGAATAATGAACACTCAAACCTTTCCTTCATCTCATTCCTAAAAGTTATTTCCTTAACTCAAAACTCTGCAACTTCCATGTGCATATGGATCATGTGACTTATTggcaaagcagattatgtggtcAGATTTCGATAGAGTTTACTTTCACTTAATGTCTTATGTTAAGAGTACAATACTGTGTGTCAGTTACTACTAAGAATAATACAATTCAGCATGATCAAGTTACATGCCAAGTCTTAAAACCCAAGAAGTGTTTAAAATTCAGTAGAACCCACTTTCTTATTAAAATGAGTGAGAACAGTGCGTGAGCACTTTTATTTGAGTCTGATTTGTTTCAATAGGGCACAAACTGGGGAAATGGCCTGCAGCTTGCATTCTACATCATTGTGATTAAGAAAGCATTAACCTTTACAATTGAAGAGGGGGAAATCAGGCCTAATGTGCACCTGAAATGTATTCAGCCTAAGAAACCCACAAATTTATTCTCTAATTTAATTCTCATTCACATTTCAACGATACTTAAGAGGTACTACCAATTTGCAATTTGTATAGTACTGAACACCTGAAAAtgatcttttaaaataatatgtaaaCCATGGGGATACTTCAAATAACTAAATAATGATAGCCTATTTTTTTAACATAAGAGATTTGACAATTATACCACATGTCAGACAAAGTATAAAAATATGTTCAAAagtattaataaattattacacATCTATGACAGCTTGTTTGCTATTCATCCAGGTTTCCACTAGGAACCAGTAGGTTAGAGAACTCAATAATTAGAAAAGCATTCAATATAATGTCAAATGATGCAACCACATTTTTTAAATGCAGCAGTCAATAGAAAATCTGTATGGAAAAATCTCTTCATAACATATAAAAGTAGTTTTAAAAATTCAggaaaaaatgtatttctgtGTCATATTTaaagatttttctttaaaaaacacggCAGTCAATTtaacacaagagagagagagagaaaccaaatCAAATGGTAAGGAAGAAGAAAtctcaaaagcaaaaaaatatacTTCTATTTATGAAGTCTTAAATGCAGCCTTTTATTTGTTTTCTAAAAGCAACCTTTCTCAGTCTTATCCAAAGAGGGCAACCATGTTTCACAACCACATGCCTATGGGTTGAAGAGCTGTGACTTCCAATTTGATAGGCCAATCAAAAAGGAGTTAATTCAACTTTTCTTGTTTTGCTATTATATGTAAATATAGAACCTTTACATAAAAGTGACACTATTAGGTTATCATCCATTCCTATGGCACTGTAAAATAAAGTCCAATTTTCCTtttactcaaaaacagaaaagttGTTCTTCTGCCAAATGTGCATCACACTTAGGAGCCTTCTACGATTACTTAAAACCCATAACTCCAGGGTTTACCTTGGGGAGTGCCATCCCTCAGCCCTactttcccccccccccgcccccgcccccaccCCCCAGCTTTCCTGAGGGGACCTGCTGGCAGTGCAGGCCCCTTTGTTGAGGCTTTTGTAGAGACACATCAGGAAGTGAGAAGGAGGGAAATCCCTCATTTTCAAGTGTTAGGAGGACTGTGTAGAGGAAACTGCATTGCCTGCAGACCCtccagaaagttttttttttgggggggggactgGGGAGGAGGTGTGTGCCCTCCCACTCCTTCAGGCTCCAGGAGtccaaagaaccaggatggcTGTGGAGATTGATCCCTGGGATCGCAAAATGCGGTTCCAGCAGTCAATCCCCACAGAGCCCACACTTAGAAAGATCCTGACATtagcttaaggtccagatctATCCAAGTGTTTAATTAATGTGCAGCAAACAGGGAAACCCCAGTTTTCTCTACCTTCACTaacttttacctgaggcgtcgTTTGgttgcctcaggtaaaagtgagatAGGTCCCAAAttctgggcctgtctggaagggcccttacaaagaaataaaatttaattttatAGAAGCATATAATGTAACTAATGTTCTGGCAAAAAGAGTTCAGAAAGTGGCACTGTTTCTCAGAAGTGTTGCAATGCCTCAGAATTGTTTTGTATCTCCTGGTTACAtaggaagtcattgatttttttttttaaaaaaaggggggggggagagattcctCCATCCTGTTCCTATTACTAGTCATAGTCACGATCCAAGTTTTACAATAATGTGATAGTTAAAATATGTATCACTAAATATTCATAATGAACTGGTTATAAAATGCATAACAAAATGTCCTCAACTTTTTATATCCatattgttactttttgttaGCCACACTTTCAGATTATGGAATAAGAAAGGTTGTCATGTCCTTATCTATTAACATCCACTGCACTGGCAAGGGAATGGTGCACAAAAGAAAGAGGCGAAATACTGCTGACAGAACTGGTACTACTACAAAATACTTTGGGGGATGATTTTTACATAGGGAATTCAATTTCAAGACCACCATGGTCTGCCTAGTGTTTTCTTTATCAAATGCATTTCAAATGCTCCACATCTATACCAGGAATGGCCATGCAATGACCCTCCAGAAACTGTTCAACTTCAATTAATAGCAGTCCTGGCTGGCATAGTCAGTACTGATAAATAGTGAGTTTCACATGAACAGCAGCTGGAGGCCTGCACAGCATCCACCCCTGATCTACATAAGCTATTATTATACCAACATTAACATATTTAtccgaatctaatgctcacctttttttttttttgactaaattatctTCCCCAAATTAGGGTGCatattagatttgtgtaatatggtaaatactttttttgggtttcagggttttgaaaatgtaGATGTACATTGGATTAGATGGTGCACTAGACTCGAGCAAATATGGGTATATTATTTGCATCACCTCTATTTCGGATTTTATGATATATGTTTTCTATCTTGGAAGCTCTTACACTCTGACAATATGGCCCATAAAGAGATACCATTTATCTACATACATAACCATGTCTCTCCAGGGAATGGATATGTTTTGAGTAAAAGAAAGTCTATAGCTATGTGGACAGCAACAACATGTCTCCTATTGCCGTTTCTGAATCCTGACTATGAGTAGAACTGATCCCAGTGTCAGAGTCTGTATCGTTTATGTCTAAATTAGTCACTTTGTGAAGAAGGTCTGTTCCTGTAAAACTCTTGGTTGCTATTTCATTGTCCTTCACTTGTTCCTCACTGGGTGAGTACCTGCATTCAGTTTTATCTTTAACGTGAAAAGCATTAAGCTCATCCACAAGTTGTTCatactctctttccttcttctgaacCATCAAATCCCTGTACTTTATTTCCTGCTGGATGTAATTCATTTGTGAATGGATCCTTAATGCATCTTTCATACTTTTTTCCAGCTCATTCTTGACACTGCCAACATCATGATTCTCCATTTCATTATTACAGGCTTCCTCTGTCCACGTGTTTCCATTTTTTTCGAATTCTTTAACCTCTTTTTCAATTTCTGCAGAAAGCTTTTCAATCAACAGCTTGTGGTGTTTTAGCCCTTCCTCCACTTGTAAAATATTCTCACCTTTGCATGGGCTTTCCAGCATCTGTGGTTGAGTGATGGACATGTTCCTTTGATGTTCTACATCACCAGGAGTGGCCATTAGGTAAGAGTCTTGAACATAATTTTCCCCATCGCTTTCAAGCCGATTTAAGTGACACTTGGCTTCACACTGTTCAATTTCCAAATCAAGTTCCTTCAAGCGGTTGATTTGTTGGTGAATGGTGTGATCTTGAGAGAGAATCAAATGAATCAGGGTTTCTATGTTGTCCCTTTCTTGCAGAACTCCTTCCTGTTTCAGTTTTGCAAGCTTTCGAAAAGTTTTCCTAACAATTCTCTTTTGCTTGTCCACTGGCAGCATCTTCATGTAATTGGCTGGGCTGAGGTCCAAGTGTCTTTCTAGGTTTGGTACTATCTTAGCTTCAGCTGTCTTCCATAATGGGAATGGGGAGAAAGCATCTGCCTTGACCAAGACAAATTGCAGATTCGGCTGCTCTTCCCCCCAAGCTTTCCAAAGCCTCAGCATTTTGGTGAGAGGTGGAAGGACCCGTTCAGATCCCCTCCATTTTTCAACAATACAGTAATCCTTGGGCTGCCCAAAGAGAAACTTCTTTTCCACAAAGGTAGCCTGATGTTCTTCAAGCAAAGCTTCAATTACCTGAAGGCAAGTTGTGCGCTTGGTCAACCCACTTACAATTTTCTCATCCTGGCAAACCCACACTACTATTTCTCGCTCGCTGGAGCCCATCACTTTTTCAGGTGACCTGCAATTAAAGGGAAACAAATATTACACATACAGCAGAAATGTTCTGTAAAGGTGCTCAAAGAGTCCAAAAAGACAATAGACAAAAGAACTGAGTGGGGGGAATGGAACGGAATATCCAGGTAGAGGACATGGTTAGCTGGTCCTTTGTATTGGGACATTTCACACTACAATGTTTCCTTTCCAATGTTCTATGCTAATATTTGAACTTCTGTCAAAATACCTCAAAAATCATGACATGGTACCTCATGATTTTCACCCAAAGTTTCTATGAAAGGCTGCAAAACATTTGGTGGAAATTAAATGTCTCCCTCTCCAACTACACACAGTTTTTTAGAGTGTAACATGTCATCTT includes these proteins:
- the RASSF9 gene encoding ras association domain-containing protein 9 isoform X1; this translates as MAPFGRNLLKTRHKNRSPEKVMGSSEREIVVWVCQDEKIVSGLTKRTTCLQVIEALLEEHQATFVEKKFLFGQPKDYCIVEKWRGSERVLPPLTKMLRLWKAWGEEQPNLQFVLVKADAFSPFPLWKTAEAKIVPNLERHLDLSPANYMKMLPVDKQKRIVRKTFRKLAKLKQEGVLQERDNIETLIHLILSQDHTIHQQINRLKELDLEIEQCEAKCHLNRLESDGENYVQDSYLMATPGDVEHQRNMSITQPQMLESPCKGENILQVEEGLKHHKLLIEKLSAEIEKEVKEFEKNGNTWTEEACNNEMENHDVGSVKNELEKSMKDALRIHSQMNYIQQEIKYRDLMVQKKEREYEQLVDELNAFHVKDKTECRYSPSEEQVKDNEIATKSFTGTDLLHKVTNLDINDTDSDTGISSTHSQDSETAIGDMLLLST
- the RASSF9 gene encoding ras association domain-containing protein 9 isoform X2, whose amino-acid sequence is MGSSEREIVVWVCQDEKIVSGLTKRTTCLQVIEALLEEHQATFVEKKFLFGQPKDYCIVEKWRGSERVLPPLTKMLRLWKAWGEEQPNLQFVLVKADAFSPFPLWKTAEAKIVPNLERHLDLSPANYMKMLPVDKQKRIVRKTFRKLAKLKQEGVLQERDNIETLIHLILSQDHTIHQQINRLKELDLEIEQCEAKCHLNRLESDGENYVQDSYLMATPGDVEHQRNMSITQPQMLESPCKGENILQVEEGLKHHKLLIEKLSAEIEKEVKEFEKNGNTWTEEACNNEMENHDVGSVKNELEKSMKDALRIHSQMNYIQQEIKYRDLMVQKKEREYEQLVDELNAFHVKDKTECRYSPSEEQVKDNEIATKSFTGTDLLHKVTNLDINDTDSDTGISSTHSQDSETAIGDMLLLST